From Pseudonocardia autotrophica, one genomic window encodes:
- a CDS encoding branched-chain amino acid ABC transporter permease, producing MSPPRTPRRERADSAGTVRAGAGPRRPSVPATARWLIGLLVVLVGGLALSGTALAATTTPPATPQAVSQATAAPAQQTDGIEVSGTLRDQDGEPLAGVTITAELDGAPAGEATSEATGRWELTVPSAGSYTFRLDESTLPPGTEVLQGETVREVSDGALNTVVFRFGEEVAGGAGGGFAMFLRLLVDGIRFGLVIGIAAVGLSLIFGTTGLTNFAHGEMVTIGAVVAWFINVGGGVQLIPATIIAMLVGALLGAANELGIWRRLRRRGAGLIAQLVVSIGLGIALRYLVLIIFGGRSESFADYTAQTVRNYGPIALTDKDLSAIIVSIVVLVGVALLLQKTRIGKAMRAVSDNRDLAASSGINVDRVILFVWMLGGALATLGGVLFALSELSSTVQYEMGFRLLLLMFAGVILGGLGTAYGALIGCLIVGVLVQLSTLVLPLDLKYLGGLAVLIVILVFRPQGLLGSKARIG from the coding sequence TTGTCACCACCCCGCACTCCGCGCCGCGAGCGCGCCGACAGCGCGGGGACCGTCCGCGCGGGCGCCGGCCCGCGACGACCATCGGTCCCCGCCACCGCACGCTGGCTGATCGGCCTGCTCGTCGTACTCGTCGGCGGGCTAGCCCTGTCCGGTACCGCGCTCGCCGCCACCACGACTCCCCCGGCCACCCCGCAGGCCGTCTCCCAGGCCACAGCGGCCCCCGCCCAGCAGACCGACGGCATCGAGGTCAGCGGCACCCTGCGTGACCAGGACGGCGAGCCACTGGCCGGCGTCACGATCACCGCCGAACTCGACGGCGCCCCGGCCGGGGAGGCGACCTCGGAGGCGACCGGCCGCTGGGAGCTCACGGTCCCCTCCGCCGGCAGCTACACCTTCCGGCTCGACGAGTCCACGCTCCCTCCCGGCACCGAGGTCCTGCAGGGCGAGACCGTCCGCGAGGTCAGCGACGGCGCACTGAACACCGTCGTCTTCCGGTTCGGTGAGGAGGTCGCGGGCGGCGCCGGCGGCGGGTTCGCCATGTTCCTGCGCCTGCTCGTCGACGGCATCCGGTTCGGCCTGGTGATCGGCATCGCCGCGGTCGGCCTGTCGCTGATCTTCGGCACCACCGGCCTGACCAACTTCGCGCACGGCGAGATGGTGACCATCGGCGCGGTCGTCGCCTGGTTCATCAACGTCGGCGGCGGGGTGCAGCTGATCCCCGCGACGATCATCGCGATGCTCGTCGGTGCACTCCTCGGCGCAGCCAACGAACTCGGCATATGGCGGCGGCTCAGACGCCGGGGCGCCGGGTTGATCGCCCAGCTCGTCGTGTCGATCGGTCTCGGCATCGCGCTGCGCTACCTGGTCCTGATCATCTTCGGCGGCCGGTCGGAGTCGTTCGCCGACTACACCGCCCAGACGGTGCGCAACTACGGGCCGATCGCACTCACCGACAAGGACCTCTCGGCGATCATCGTGTCGATCGTGGTGCTGGTCGGGGTCGCGCTGCTGTTGCAGAAGACCCGGATCGGCAAGGCGATGCGGGCCGTGTCCGACAACCGGGACCTGGCCGCCTCGTCCGGCATCAACGTCGACCGGGTGATCCTGTTCGTCTGGATGCTCGGTGGCGCGCTGGCCACCCTCGGCGGTGTGCTGTTCGCGCTCTCCGAGCTCTCCAGCACCGTGCAGTACGAGATGGGCTTCCGGCTGCTGCTGCTGATGTTCGCCGGGGTCATCCTCGGTGGCCTCGGCACCGCGTACGGCGCGCTGATCGGCTGCCTGATCGTCGGTGTGCTGGTGCAGCTCTCCACGCTCGTGCTGCCGCTGGACCTCAAGTACCTCG
- a CDS encoding PaaI family thioesterase encodes MPIDPAQLPQIPPEHAGGQLNDRMGIEIVSLSLDEVVGRMPVAGNLQPFGLLHGGASGVLAETLGSTLSALHSLPERFPVGLELACTHHRSATKGHVTGTARPIHVGRSTSTSEIVLVDDDGRRVCTAKLTCLHRDTRPLVS; translated from the coding sequence GTGCCGATCGATCCCGCCCAGCTCCCCCAGATCCCGCCGGAACACGCCGGAGGCCAGCTCAACGACCGGATGGGGATCGAGATCGTCTCGCTGAGCCTCGACGAGGTCGTCGGCCGGATGCCGGTCGCGGGCAACCTGCAGCCGTTCGGCCTGCTGCACGGCGGCGCGAGCGGCGTGCTGGCCGAGACGCTCGGTTCCACCCTCTCCGCGCTGCATTCCCTGCCGGAGCGCTTCCCGGTCGGCCTCGAGCTGGCCTGCACCCACCACCGGTCGGCCACCAAGGGCCACGTGACCGGGACGGCCCGGCCGATCCACGTCGGGCGTTCCACCTCGACGTCGGAGATCGTGCTCGTCGACGACGACGGCCGCCGCGTCTGTACCGCGAAACTCACCTGTCTGCACCGCGACACACGACCCCTCGTGTCCTGA
- a CDS encoding carbonic anhydrase, translating into MVNDTRPTATEAWSMLLEGNVRWQRDERQEPRRSAEERAAVLAEQKPAAMILSCSDSRVPAELVFDLGLGDLFVVRTAGQVVDDAVLGTLAFGAGALGIPLLVVLGHSQCGAVKAAVEVAGGAPLPAPATLGALVQDIVPVCAGAAAGDEGIASAVDANVRRVVAQLTAAPSLSGAVCNNRLKIVGARYDLPTGAVLEV; encoded by the coding sequence ATGGTCAATGACACCAGGCCCACGGCGACCGAGGCGTGGTCGATGCTGCTCGAGGGCAACGTCCGCTGGCAGCGCGACGAGCGTCAGGAGCCGCGCCGGTCGGCGGAGGAGCGGGCCGCGGTGCTCGCCGAGCAGAAGCCGGCCGCGATGATCCTGTCCTGCTCGGACTCGCGGGTCCCGGCGGAACTGGTCTTCGATCTGGGGCTGGGGGACCTGTTCGTCGTCCGCACGGCCGGCCAGGTCGTCGACGACGCGGTGCTGGGGACACTCGCCTTCGGCGCCGGGGCACTGGGTATCCCGCTGCTGGTCGTGCTCGGCCACTCGCAGTGCGGCGCGGTGAAGGCGGCGGTGGAGGTGGCCGGGGGAGCGCCGCTGCCCGCGCCGGCGACGCTGGGCGCACTGGTGCAGGACATCGTCCCGGTCTGTGCGGGCGCGGCGGCCGGTGACGAGGGCATCGCCTCGGCGGTGGACGCCAACGTCCGCCGGGTGGTCGCCCAGCTGACCGCGGCCCCGTCGCTGTCCGGAGCGGTCTGCAACAACCGGCTGAAGATCGTCGGGGCCCGCTACGACCTGCCGACCGGTGCCGTGCTGGAGGTCTGA
- a CDS encoding class I SAM-dependent methyltransferase: MSSRDEYSSAESVLGTTGLARRRVSSAESESAGRRWWDADADDYLHEHGSDIGDAEFVWCPESLHEEDARLLAPAEALPGARVLEVGAGSAPCSRWLAAQGALPVALDVSGGMLRHAARLNRELGTDVPLVQAGAEHLPFADRSFDLACSAFGAIPFVADPARVMREVYRVLRPGGRWVFAVNHPMRWAFSDDPGPAGLTVTQSYFDRTPYLEVDATGRATYVEHHRTLGDRIRDVVAAGLVLEDLVEPEWPEGHDRIWGQWSPLRGELFPGTAIFVTRRPAAAQTSSTAPVGRS; encoded by the coding sequence ATGAGCAGCCGCGACGAGTACAGCAGCGCCGAGTCCGTTCTCGGTACCACCGGGCTCGCCCGCAGGCGGGTGAGCAGCGCCGAGTCCGAGAGCGCCGGCCGGCGCTGGTGGGACGCCGACGCCGACGACTACCTCCACGAGCACGGTTCCGACATCGGCGACGCCGAGTTCGTCTGGTGCCCGGAGAGCCTGCACGAGGAGGACGCCCGGCTGCTCGCCCCGGCCGAGGCGCTGCCGGGGGCCCGGGTGCTCGAGGTCGGCGCCGGCTCCGCGCCGTGCAGCCGGTGGCTGGCCGCCCAGGGCGCGCTCCCGGTGGCGCTGGACGTCTCCGGGGGGATGCTCCGGCACGCCGCCCGGCTGAACCGGGAGCTCGGCACCGACGTCCCGCTGGTGCAGGCCGGCGCCGAGCACCTGCCGTTCGCCGACCGTTCCTTCGACCTGGCGTGCTCGGCGTTCGGGGCGATCCCGTTCGTGGCCGACCCGGCACGGGTGATGCGCGAGGTGTACCGGGTGCTGCGGCCCGGCGGGCGCTGGGTGTTCGCGGTGAACCACCCGATGCGCTGGGCGTTCTCCGACGATCCCGGCCCGGCCGGGCTGACCGTCACACAGTCCTATTTCGACCGCACCCCCTACCTGGAGGTGGATGCGACCGGCCGGGCCACCTACGTCGAGCACCACCGCACGCTCGGCGACCGGATCCGGGACGTGGTCGCCGCCGGGCTGGTCCTGGAGGACCTGGTCGAGCCGGAGTGGCCGGAGGGGCACGACCGGATCTGGGGACAGTGGTCGCCGCTGCGCGGCGAGCTGTTCCCCGGCACGGCGATCTTCGTGACCCGCAGGCCGGCGGCGGCTCAGACCTCCAGCACGGCACCGGTCGGCAGGTCGTAG
- the rpsA gene encoding 30S ribosomal protein S1: protein MSTDTTAAPTTPQVAINDIGSEEDFLAAIDLTIKYFNDGDIVEGTIVKVDRDEVLLDIGYKTEGVIPSRELSIKHDVDPAEVVEVGEFVEALVLQKEDKEGRLILSKKRAQYERAWGTIEALKEADEPVEGTVIEVVKGGLILDIGLRGFLPASLVEMRRVRDLQPYVGRKIEAKIIELDKNRNNVVLSRRAWLEQTQSEVRSEFLNQLQRGQVRKGVVSSVVNFGAFVDLGGVDGLVHVSELSWKHIDHPSEVVEVGQEVTVEVLDVDLDRERVSLSLKATQEDPWRLYARTHAIGQIVPGKVTKLVPFGAFVRVEEGIEGLVHISELAERHVEIPEQVVQVGDDAMVKVIDIDLDRRRISLSLKQANEGMTVDTEFDPTRYGMAAEYDDQGNYIYPEGFDVDSGDWKEGFDEARAAWEKQYAEAHTRYEQHIAQLRKAAEAEAEGGDDVAPANYSSGGDTEERSSGQAETSSSSGGSLASDEQLAALREKLSGGA from the coding sequence ATGTCCACCGACACCACCGCCGCCCCGACCACGCCGCAGGTCGCTATCAACGACATCGGGTCGGAGGAGGACTTCCTCGCCGCCATCGACCTGACGATCAAGTACTTCAACGATGGCGACATCGTCGAGGGCACGATCGTCAAGGTCGACCGCGACGAGGTCCTGCTCGACATCGGCTACAAGACCGAGGGCGTCATCCCCTCGCGTGAGCTGTCGATCAAGCACGACGTCGACCCCGCAGAGGTGGTCGAGGTCGGCGAGTTCGTCGAGGCCCTCGTTCTCCAGAAGGAGGACAAGGAAGGCCGTCTCATCCTGTCCAAGAAGCGCGCGCAGTACGAGCGCGCCTGGGGCACGATCGAGGCCCTCAAGGAGGCCGACGAGCCGGTCGAGGGCACCGTCATCGAGGTCGTCAAGGGCGGCCTGATCCTGGACATCGGGCTCCGGGGCTTCCTGCCGGCGTCGCTGGTCGAGATGCGCCGGGTGCGCGACCTCCAGCCCTACGTCGGTCGCAAGATCGAGGCCAAGATCATCGAGCTGGACAAGAACCGCAACAACGTGGTCCTGTCCCGCCGCGCCTGGCTGGAGCAGACCCAGTCCGAGGTCCGCAGCGAGTTCCTCAACCAGCTGCAGCGCGGTCAGGTCCGCAAGGGCGTCGTCTCCTCGGTGGTCAACTTCGGTGCCTTCGTCGACCTGGGCGGTGTCGACGGCCTGGTGCACGTCTCCGAGCTGTCCTGGAAGCACATCGACCACCCGTCCGAGGTCGTCGAGGTCGGCCAGGAGGTCACCGTCGAGGTTCTCGACGTCGACCTGGACCGCGAGCGTGTCTCCCTGTCGCTGAAGGCGACCCAGGAGGACCCGTGGCGGCTCTACGCCCGGACCCACGCGATCGGCCAGATCGTGCCGGGCAAGGTCACCAAGCTCGTTCCGTTCGGCGCGTTCGTCCGCGTCGAGGAGGGCATCGAGGGCCTGGTGCACATCTCCGAGCTGGCCGAGCGCCACGTGGAGATCCCGGAGCAGGTCGTGCAGGTCGGCGACGACGCGATGGTCAAGGTCATCGACATCGACCTCGACCGGCGCCGCATCTCGCTCTCGCTGAAGCAGGCCAACGAGGGCATGACGGTCGACACCGAGTTCGACCCGACCCGCTACGGCATGGCCGCCGAGTACGACGACCAGGGGAACTACATCTACCCCGAGGGCTTCGACGTCGACTCCGGCGACTGGAAGGAGGGCTTCGACGAGGCCCGCGCCGCGTGGGAGAAGCAGTACGCCGAGGCGCACACCCGCTACGAGCAGCACATCGCGCAGCTCCGCAAGGCCGCCGAGGCCGAGGCGGAGGGTGGCGACGACGTCGCTCCGGCGAACTACTCGTCGGGCGGTGACACCGAGGAGCGCTCGTCCGGCCAGGCCGAGACCAGCTCCAGCAGCGGTGGCTCGCTCGCCAGTGACGAGCAGCTCGCCGCCCTGCGGGAGAAGCTCTCCGGCGGAGCCTGA